From Pseudoxanthomonas sp. CF385, a single genomic window includes:
- a CDS encoding response regulator transcription factor: protein MIRVLLAEDQAMVRGALTALLGMESDIDVVGSAADGETAWRELQRLTPDLLVTDIEMPGLTGLELAQRIQRHELACKVVIVTTFARSGFLRRALEAGVSGYLLKDAPAEDLAEALRKVHRGGRAIDPQLAVEAWSDADPLNDRERQVLRLAGEGQSAGDIAKQLNLSQGTVRNYLSEAIGKLGVANRIEAYRLARQRGWL from the coding sequence ATGATCCGCGTGCTGCTTGCCGAAGACCAGGCCATGGTGCGTGGCGCGCTGACCGCGCTGCTGGGCATGGAGAGCGACATCGACGTCGTCGGCAGCGCGGCCGATGGCGAGACCGCGTGGCGCGAACTGCAGCGGCTCACGCCCGATCTGCTGGTGACCGACATCGAAATGCCCGGCCTGACCGGCCTGGAACTCGCGCAGCGCATCCAGCGGCATGAACTGGCGTGCAAGGTGGTCATCGTCACCACGTTCGCGCGCAGCGGCTTCCTGCGCCGCGCGCTCGAGGCCGGCGTGTCCGGCTACCTGCTGAAGGACGCACCGGCCGAAGACCTCGCCGAAGCGTTGCGCAAGGTGCACCGCGGCGGCCGCGCGATCGATCCGCAGCTCGCGGTGGAAGCATGGTCCGACGCCGATCCGCTCAACGACCGCGAACGCCAGGTGCTGCGGCTGGCCGGCGAAGGGCAGTCCGCCGGCGACATCGCCAAGCAGCTGAACCTCTCGCAGGGCACCGTGCGCAACTACCTGTCCGAAGCCATCGGCAAGCTCGGCGTGGCCAACCGCATCGAGGCCTATCGCCTCGCGCGCCAGCGCGGCTGGCTGTAG